Sequence from the Kineosporia succinea genome:
TCGCCGGTATCGACCTGTCGCCGTCGAACGTCGCGATCGCCCGCCGGGCCGCGCTCGAGGCGCGCCTGCGCGAGGTCCCGCTCGTCCTCGTCCACGCCCTGCGGGTCCCGCCCCGGGCGGTCGGCGCCAGTCGAACCCCCTCCCCCTCTCCCGAGCTGCTCATCAGCAGTGCCCAGTGGCTCGAGTCGATCGCCGAACCCCTGCGTTCCGAACCACATTCGCTTCAGGTCAGCACGCGGGTCATTCCCGGGCGGGCGGACGACGTGCTCATCGCCGAGTCGCTCACGGCGACTCTCGTGGTGGTCGGGGAAGACCAGTGCGGGGTGGTCGCCGCCGAGGTGAACCACCGCGGCTGCTCACCGGTGCTCGTCGTGCGCCCCGACCCCATGCCGCTCGTCACCACCATCCAGCTCAGGCGATAAGAGCCGCACCAGAACGACATTCAGATTCTCCTGGTCCTTTCGGCCTGTATCACCGGGCGCGCAGCCGAGGGGCCGGTCGCCGTGCGCGGCGACGGCGAGAATGCGGGCGGTCCGGCGCGCTGCCGGGCCGCCCGAGTTCCCGAGCGAGGAGAACCGTGAAGCGTTCCCGAAACCGCCGTCCCCGCATCGCCCGGGCCGGCTCGGCCGGTGTGGTCCTGACCGGGCTGACCGTGAGCGGGCTGGTTCTGGCCGCCGGCACCACCGCGTC
This genomic interval carries:
- a CDS encoding universal stress protein encodes the protein MSAEIGRRYRVVAGIDLSPSNVAIARRAALEARLREVPLVLVHALRVPPRAVGASRTPSPSPELLISSAQWLESIAEPLRSEPHSLQVSTRVIPGRADDVLIAESLTATLVVVGEDQCGVVAAEVNHRGCSPVLVVRPDPMPLVTTIQLRR